Proteins from a genomic interval of Fodinicurvata sp. EGI_FJ10296:
- the lspA gene encoding signal peptidase II — MMRFGLGISLVVIVIDQVTKSLMLYGVFGFDFPAGISSWHPAIAVTGFFNLVTVWNMGVSFGMFSAGSPVVRWLLIAVAVGISVGMLVWLSRAGSRLVAAALGLIVGGAMGNVIDRILYGAVADFLDFHIWGYHWPAFNVADSAIMIGVALLLYDSIVGQTDHTNGGPASGRHRGDM, encoded by the coding sequence ATGATGCGGTTCGGGCTGGGCATCTCACTCGTCGTCATCGTGATCGATCAGGTGACGAAAAGCCTGATGCTCTATGGGGTCTTCGGCTTCGATTTCCCGGCGGGGATCAGTTCGTGGCATCCGGCGATTGCCGTTACGGGTTTTTTCAATCTCGTCACGGTCTGGAACATGGGCGTCAGTTTCGGAATGTTCTCGGCGGGCAGTCCGGTCGTCCGCTGGCTGCTGATCGCCGTGGCCGTTGGCATCAGCGTCGGCATGCTCGTATGGCTGTCGCGGGCCGGATCGCGGTTGGTTGCGGCGGCGCTGGGCTTGATCGTCGGCGGCGCGATGGGCAATGTGATCGATCGAATCCTCTATGGCGCTGTAGCGGACTTCCTGGATTTCCATATCTGGGGTTATCATTGGCCGGCGTTCAACGTCGCCGACAGCGCCATCATGATTGGCGTTGCGTTGCTATTGTACGACAGTATCGTCGGTCAGACCGACCACACGAACGGCGGGCCGGCATCGGGTCGGCATCGGGGGGATATGTGA
- a CDS encoding pitrilysin family protein: MTIKRANAAATALLAVATGAGLAPSAGAEVFRPDVFELDNGLTVVVVTNRTAPVVSHMLWYKVGAADEEPGVSGIAHFLEHLMFRGTETVPDGEFSRIVQREGARSNAMTSWDYTAYFQNVASDRLGRMMELEADRMANLAITDEVVAPERNVILEERGQVVESRPSSRLNEQMYATLFQNHPYGIPIIGWRHEIEDLSINDARAFYDRWYAPNNAVLVLAGDIDVEAARPLVEETYGRIPARDVPERTRLEEPDSGAEFSVTLTSDQVQLPNWRRFYLAPTYTDDPNGHAYALQVLDELLGTGTTSRLYRSLVVEQEIAVAAGTSYRPAGVDQGPLVAYMTPRGDTGMAALEEAFEAEIERLLTEGLTEEEVATAKDRLTISSTFARDSLMAPVYAFGQALATGGTIDDVERWPSRIDAISADDVMAAAEAVFGANGRHVTGYLLPEDPDAAIRLDEPVDPDAVSPDMDTEIVQ; the protein is encoded by the coding sequence GTGACGATTAAACGCGCGAATGCGGCGGCAACGGCCCTGTTGGCAGTAGCCACCGGCGCCGGCCTCGCGCCGTCTGCCGGTGCCGAAGTTTTCAGGCCTGATGTATTCGAACTCGACAATGGTCTGACGGTCGTCGTCGTAACCAACCGCACGGCGCCGGTCGTGAGCCATATGCTGTGGTACAAGGTCGGCGCGGCGGACGAGGAGCCCGGCGTCAGCGGGATCGCCCATTTCCTTGAGCATTTGATGTTCCGGGGTACCGAGACGGTGCCCGATGGCGAATTCAGCCGCATCGTTCAGCGTGAGGGTGCCCGCTCGAATGCCATGACGAGCTGGGACTATACCGCCTATTTCCAGAACGTGGCGTCCGATCGGCTCGGCCGGATGATGGAACTCGAGGCCGACCGGATGGCCAATCTTGCCATCACGGATGAGGTCGTCGCGCCCGAACGCAACGTCATTCTGGAAGAGCGCGGGCAAGTGGTCGAGAGCCGCCCGTCGTCGCGGCTGAACGAACAGATGTATGCGACGCTGTTTCAGAACCACCCTTACGGCATACCGATCATTGGCTGGCGCCACGAGATCGAGGATCTGTCGATCAACGACGCGCGCGCCTTCTACGATCGTTGGTATGCACCGAACAATGCGGTGCTGGTGCTCGCGGGGGATATTGACGTCGAGGCGGCACGGCCACTGGTCGAGGAAACCTATGGCCGCATACCCGCCCGCGACGTGCCGGAGCGCACGCGTCTGGAAGAACCGGACAGCGGTGCCGAGTTCTCCGTCACCCTGACCTCCGATCAGGTTCAGCTTCCGAACTGGCGGCGGTTCTATCTGGCGCCGACCTATACCGACGATCCAAACGGACATGCCTATGCGCTTCAGGTGCTCGACGAACTTCTCGGCACCGGAACGACGAGCCGCCTATACCGGTCTCTGGTCGTGGAGCAGGAGATCGCCGTTGCGGCCGGCACCAGCTATCGGCCGGCCGGCGTCGACCAGGGGCCGCTGGTCGCCTATATGACACCGCGCGGCGACACCGGAATGGCCGCGCTGGAAGAGGCTTTCGAGGCCGAGATAGAAAGGTTGCTGACAGAGGGACTGACCGAAGAAGAGGTCGCCACCGCCAAGGATCGGCTGACAATCAGCAGCACCTTCGCCAGAGACAGCCTCATGGCGCCGGTTTATGCATTCGGACAGGCGTTGGCAACCGGCGGAACGATCGACGACGTGGAGCGTTGGCCCAGTCGCATCGACGCGATCTCGGCCGACGATGTGATGGCTGCGGCCGAGGCCGTGTTCGGCGCCAATGGCCGCCACGTCACCGGCTATCTGCTGCCGGAAGATCCCGACGCTGCGATCAGATTGGACGAACCGGTCGATCCTGACGCGGTGTCGCCGGACATGGACACGGAGATCGTGCAATGA
- a CDS encoding DUF3035 domain-containing protein, protein MTRLSRFARFGLLIGMGSGLAACSAAENVFSFGQSSPDEFAVVSRAPLAVPPSYSLAPPRPGAPRPQEGTASDRARAAMSGSDAGAGAVASTSGSAAEDMLLSRTGAAGVDDSVRDTVDRAAGSVDADENFVQRLLFWQGGGSSERVVDPEEESARLDQARRAGRPLGDGDVPTIERREGGILSGFF, encoded by the coding sequence ATGACCAGATTGTCCAGATTTGCGCGATTCGGCTTACTGATCGGCATGGGATCGGGGCTCGCGGCGTGCAGCGCGGCCGAGAACGTCTTCTCGTTCGGCCAGAGTTCGCCCGACGAGTTCGCCGTTGTTTCGCGCGCACCGCTGGCAGTACCGCCCAGTTATTCGCTGGCGCCTCCGCGCCCGGGGGCACCGCGCCCGCAGGAAGGCACGGCGTCGGATCGGGCTCGTGCAGCCATGTCCGGGAGTGACGCCGGGGCCGGCGCCGTCGCCTCGACATCCGGTTCCGCAGCGGAGGACATGCTGCTGTCTCGAACAGGTGCAGCGGGTGTGGACGATTCCGTGCGCGATACGGTCGACCGCGCCGCCGGTTCGGTCGATGCGGACGAGAACTTCGTTCAGCGCCTGCTCTTCTGGCAGGGCGGCGGCAGCAGCGAACGCGTGGTCGACCCCGAGGAAGAGAGCGCACGTCTCGACCAGGCCCGGCGTGCGGGACGGCCGCTCGGCGACGGCGACGTGCCCACGATCGAACGCCGAGAGGGCGGAATCCTTTCCGGCTTCTTTTAA
- a CDS encoding pitrilysin family protein has protein sequence MTTAFLSPSGTALGQDADSGNGFSHVETVVSDQGVQAYLASSDFVPVVSINFAFDGGIETDPAGKEGRANLVTTLLDEGAGDIRSQEFQRRLADLSISMRFSAGIEEINGTLYTTKEHLDEALDLLALALTEPRFDPEPVERMRDSVAGAIRSNTGDPGWIGRRAFLERVLGDHPFARPSRGTMESLMALEVDDLRQFIEERFTRDALTVAVAGDITADELGPALDRAFGDLPASGEPAEVPDWEPPEPFSTVVEWQGPQSILMLAQAGISRDHPDYYAALVMNHILGGGGFGSRLTEEVRERRGLTYGIGSGFYNTDVANLLMVNSSLAHGNVVPALDLIRQEWATMREDGVTQSELDDAKRYITGSFPLQLTSTRDLSSMLLSMQLQNLGEDYIRERNALIQAVTVEDVNWIANSLLDPEALSVLVVGQPPEEFSADETISAREIVDRELGR, from the coding sequence ATGACAACTGCGTTTCTGAGTCCGTCCGGCACCGCACTCGGCCAGGACGCCGATAGCGGCAATGGGTTCTCTCATGTCGAAACGGTGGTGTCCGATCAGGGAGTCCAGGCCTATCTGGCTTCGAGCGATTTCGTGCCGGTTGTGTCGATCAACTTTGCCTTCGACGGCGGCATCGAGACCGATCCCGCCGGCAAGGAGGGCCGGGCCAATCTGGTGACGACCCTGCTGGACGAGGGCGCGGGCGATATCCGCAGTCAGGAATTCCAGCGGCGGCTTGCGGATCTGTCGATATCGATGCGGTTCTCCGCCGGCATCGAGGAGATCAACGGCACGCTCTATACGACGAAGGAGCATCTCGACGAGGCGCTCGACCTTCTGGCCCTGGCCTTGACGGAGCCCCGATTCGACCCCGAGCCGGTCGAGCGCATGCGCGATTCCGTGGCCGGGGCGATCCGGTCGAATACCGGCGACCCCGGTTGGATCGGCCGGCGGGCTTTCCTGGAACGCGTTTTGGGCGATCATCCCTTTGCCCGCCCATCGCGCGGTACCATGGAGTCGCTGATGGCGCTCGAAGTGGATGATCTTCGTCAGTTCATCGAGGAGCGCTTCACCCGCGACGCCCTGACCGTCGCGGTTGCCGGTGATATCACCGCCGACGAACTGGGCCCGGCACTGGACCGGGCATTCGGCGATCTGCCGGCGTCGGGCGAACCCGCCGAGGTGCCCGACTGGGAACCGCCGGAACCTTTCAGCACGGTGGTCGAGTGGCAGGGCCCGCAAAGCATCCTGATGCTGGCCCAGGCCGGTATTTCGCGCGACCACCCCGACTACTACGCCGCCCTGGTGATGAACCACATACTTGGGGGCGGCGGCTTCGGCTCGCGCCTGACCGAAGAAGTGCGCGAGCGCCGCGGACTCACCTACGGCATCGGCAGCGGCTTCTATAATACGGATGTCGCCAACCTGCTGATGGTCAACAGTTCGCTCGCCCATGGCAATGTCGTCCCGGCACTCGATCTGATCAGACAGGAATGGGCGACCATGCGCGAAGACGGGGTCACCCAGAGCGAGCTGGATGACGCGAAGCGCTATATAACTGGATCCTTTCCCCTGCAGCTGACATCGACGCGCGATCTTTCCTCAATGCTGCTCAGCATGCAGTTGCAGAATCTCGGTGAAGATTATATCAGGGAGCGCAATGCCCTGATCCAGGCGGTGACGGTTGAGGACGTCAACTGGATAGCGAATTCGCTTCTCGACCCCGAGGCGCTCAGTGTTCTCGTCGTCGGGCAGCCGCCAGAGGAATTCTCCGCCGACGAAACGATTTCGGCGCGTGAGATCGTCGACAGGGAATTGGGGCGCTAG